Proteins encoded within one genomic window of Bradyrhizobium sp. 186:
- a CDS encoding glutamate-5-semialdehyde dehydrogenase, whose translation MAAPLKAVDGNADLQALMIDLGTRARAAARVLALAPPEQKNRALEAMERAIRSNASAILAANAEDVAEARASSNMTSSFIDRLTLTPARVEAMAEGIGIVRGIADPVGIVTESWQRPNGMTIERVRVPLGVVGVIFESRPNVAADAGVLCLKSGNAVILRGGSDSFRSCRAIHESLVQGLREAGLPEAAITLVPTRDRAAVGMMLSGLNGAIDVIVPRGGKSLVARVEAEARVPVFAHLEGVNHVYVDGSADLAMAKSIVLNAKMRRTGVCGAAETLLIDRAAAAKNLTPLVEMLIEAGCEVRGDDAVQKTDARVKPASEDDWDTEYLDAIIAAKVVDGVDGAIAHIQTHGSHHTDAIVSQDEAAAKKFLSEVDSAIVLHNASTQFADGGEFGFGAEIGIATGRFHARGPVGAEQLTSFKYRVHGTGQTRP comes from the coding sequence ATGGCCGCCCCCCTCAAAGCCGTCGACGGCAATGCCGATCTCCAGGCGCTGATGATCGATCTCGGCACCCGCGCCCGCGCCGCCGCGCGCGTGCTGGCGCTGGCGCCGCCGGAGCAGAAGAACCGGGCGCTGGAAGCCATGGAGCGGGCGATCCGCAGCAATGCTTCCGCCATTCTCGCGGCCAATGCCGAGGATGTCGCGGAAGCCCGCGCCTCGAGCAACATGACCTCCTCCTTCATCGACCGCCTGACGCTGACGCCTGCGCGTGTCGAGGCGATGGCCGAGGGCATCGGCATCGTGCGCGGCATCGCCGATCCGGTCGGAATCGTCACCGAGAGCTGGCAGCGGCCGAACGGAATGACCATCGAGCGCGTGCGCGTGCCGCTCGGCGTCGTCGGCGTGATCTTCGAGAGCCGGCCCAATGTCGCCGCGGACGCCGGCGTGCTGTGCCTGAAGTCGGGCAATGCCGTAATCCTGCGCGGCGGCTCAGACAGTTTCCGCTCCTGCCGCGCGATCCATGAAAGCCTGGTGCAGGGTCTGCGCGAGGCGGGCCTGCCGGAAGCTGCGATCACGCTGGTGCCCACGCGCGACCGCGCGGCGGTCGGCATGATGCTGTCCGGATTGAACGGCGCCATCGACGTCATCGTGCCGCGCGGGGGAAAAAGCCTCGTCGCGCGCGTCGAGGCCGAAGCGCGCGTGCCGGTGTTCGCGCATCTCGAAGGCGTCAACCACGTCTATGTCGATGGCAGCGCCGACCTTGCCATGGCGAAGTCGATCGTGCTCAACGCCAAGATGCGTCGCACCGGCGTCTGCGGTGCAGCCGAGACACTGCTTATCGATCGTGCTGCCGCCGCGAAGAACCTAACGCCGCTGGTGGAGATGCTGATCGAGGCCGGCTGCGAAGTGCGCGGCGACGACGCCGTTCAGAAAACAGATGCGCGTGTGAAGCCCGCGAGCGAAGACGATTGGGATACCGAATATCTTGACGCGATCATCGCTGCGAAAGTGGTCGACGGTGTCGACGGTGCGATCGCGCATATCCAGACCCACGGCTCGCATCATACCGATGCCATCGTGAGCCAGGATGAGGCTGCCGCGAAAAAATTCCTGAGCGAGGTCGATTCCGCGATCGTGCTGCACAACGCTTCGACCCAGTTCGCCGATGGCGGCGAGTTCGGTTTCGGCGCCGAGATCGGCATCGCCACCGGAAGATTCCACGCCCGCGGCCCGGTCGGTGCCGAGCAGTTGACGAGCTTCAAATATCGCGTCCACGGCACAGGGCAGACGCGGCCGTAA